A stretch of Saccharomyces cerevisiae S288C chromosome IV, complete sequence DNA encodes these proteins:
- the OSH2 gene encoding oxysterol-binding protein related protein OSH2 (Member of an oxysterol-binding protein family with seven members; in S. cerevisiae, family members have overlapping, redundant functions in sterol metabolism and collectively perform a function essential for viability; contains FFAT motif; interacts with ER anchor Scs2p at patches at the plasma membrane and at the nuclear envelope; regulated by sterol binding; OSH2 has a paralog, SWH1, that arose from the whole genome duplication) has product MSREDLSIAEDLNQVSKPLLKVKLLEVLGQGDFKHLKALVDNEFQPKDDPSVQQVLNLILHYAVQVAPILLIKEIVAHWVDQVGDEKSSSKSDDGIHLDLNYQDENGNTPLHLAAAQSRSDVISFLLSQKSINDCVKNKAHQQPLDMCKDLNVAQMIQLKRDDYFLETVHSLRAAMNKRDFSKLDSIWKNPRNLNLLDINGIDPETGTTLLYEYSQKKDIEMCQWLLKHGAEATVKDGKGRSPLDLVKNIKLPAKPSNNVTPEIKLKNLLEKNLREQAIVHEDVASSKPPTYKGFLKKWTNFAHGYKLRWFILSGDGNLSYYKDQSHVDRPRGTLKVSTCRLHIDSSEKLNFELLGGITGTTRWRLKGNHPIETTRWVNAIQSAIRFAKDKEILNKKKAVPPSLALKNKSPALISHSKTQGSLPEASQYYQHTLHKEVIQPSSVSLYRRPSNNLSVVSSEIQLNDNLTESGKRFVSKMIENRLDGSKTPVGVHTGSALQRVRSSNTLKSNRSMQSGSGVASPIDKVPNGANLSQSNTTTGSTASLSDNNYIDNFEGDEANSDDEEEDLGINFDRDEEYIKAQYGPYKEKLDMYEQAISIELSSLIELIEQEEPSPEVWLTIKKSLINTSTIFGKLKDLTYKRDKRLVDMVSKQGDVNNVWVQSVKELEMELSNKTERLASIDKERRGLKKILHKKLLESHATAGNKESLENDKEQESDTTASTLGQIAKFISATKEEDEASDADEFYDAAELVDEVTELTEAHPEISTAAAPKHAPPPVPNETDNDSQYVQDEKSKIESNVEKTSQKFEKQNNLVTEDEPKTDQSLKNFKAEDKESQVKEKTKEIASSVIGEKTIVAVTTVQKRKEEYLLKEGSYLGYEDGIRKRLSMDKDDRPKISLWAVLKSMVGKDMTRMTLPVTFNEPTSLLQRVAEDLEYSELLDQAATFEDSTLRTLYVAAFTASSYASTTKRVAKPFNPLLGETFEYSRPDKQYRFFTEQVSHHPPISATWTESPRWDFWGESFVDTKFNGRSFNVKHLGLWHIKLRPNDNEKEELYTWKKPNNTVIGILIGNPQVDNHGEVNVVNHTTGDHCKLYFKARGWRSSGAYEITGEVYNKKKQKVWILGGHWNEAIFAKKVVKDGDLSLEKTRTAASAGNGPTDDGTKFLIWKANDRPEEPFNLTPFAITLNAPQPHLLPWLPPTDTRLRPDQRAMEDGRYDEAGDEKFRVEEKQRAARRKREENNLEYHPQWFVRDTHPITKAKYWRYTGKYWVKRRDHDLKDCGDIF; this is encoded by the coding sequence ATGTCTAGGGAAGACTTGTCCATTGCTGAAGATCTCAACCAAGTGAGCAAACCTTTACTCAAAGTGAAGCTGCTGGAAGTTTTGGGTCAGGGGGATTTCAAACATTTAAAGGCGCTTGTGGACAATGAATTTCAACCTAAAGACGACCCATCTGTACAGCAAGTTCTTAATTTAATTTTACATTATGCTGTCCAGGTGGCCCCTATTCTTCTTATCAAGGAAATTGTTGCTCATTGGGTGGACCAAGTAGGTGATGAGAAGAGTTCGAGTAAAAGCGATGATGGTATCCATCTAGATTTGAATTATCAGGATGAAAATGGCAATACTCCATTGCACTTGGCTGCTGCTCAATCTCGGTCGGATGTGATCAGTTTCCTTCTTAGCCAGAAGTCTATCAATGATTGTGTCAAGAATAAAGCTCATCAGCAGCCTTTGGACATGTGCAAAGATTTGAATGTAGCACAAAtgattcaattgaaaagagatgactattttttggaaacaGTTCATTCTTTGAGAGCAGCCATGAATAAAAGAGACTTTTCGAAATTGGACTctatttggaaaaatccAAGAAACCTAAATTTACTAGATATTAATGGCATAGATCCTGAAACCGGAACGACACTTCTGTATGAATATtcgcaaaaaaaagacattGAAATGTGTCAATGGCTGCTGAAACATGGTGCAGAAGCAACAGTTAAAGATGGGAAGGGACGGTCGCCATTGGATTTAgtcaaaaatataaaactaCCCGCTAAACCGTCGAACAACGTTACACCGGAAATTAAGTTAAAGAATCTACTTGAAAAGAATCTGAGAGAACAAGCTATTGTTCACGAAGATGTCGCATCAAGTAAGCCTCCTACGTATAAGGggtttttaaagaaatggaCAAATTTTGCCCATGGCTACAAATTACGTTGGTTCATTTTAAGTGGCGACGGAAATCTGTCATATTACAAAGACCAATCGCATGTTGATAGGCCTCGTGGTACTTTAAAAGTTTCGACGTGCCGCTTACACATCGATTCTTCAGAAAAACTGAATTTCGAGTTGCTAGGTGGCATCACAGGCACAACAAGGTGGCGCTTAAAGGGCAATCATCCCATTGAAACGACTAGGTGGGTCAATGCTATACAAAGCGCTATTAGATTCGCCAAAGACAAGGAGAtattaaacaaaaaaaaggcagtACCACCATCATTGGCCTTGAAGAACAAATCTCCAGCCCTGATATCGCATTCCAAAACACAAGGATCTCTTCCTGAAGCTTCGCAATACTATCAGCACACATTACACAAGGAAGTTATTCAGCCCTCCTCTGTGAGTCTTTATCGGAGACCAAGCAACAACCTGTCCGTCGTATCCAGCGAAATCCAACTAAACGATAATTTGACTGAATCTGGCAAGCGCTTTGTTAGTAAAATGATTGAAAACCGGCTGGATGGTAGCAAAACCCCCGTTGGAGTACACACAGGTTCAGCTCTGCAAAGGGTCCGCAGTAGTAATACCTTGAAAAGTAACCGGAGTATGCAAAGTGGCTCAGGTGTAGCTAGTCCTATAGATAAAGTCCCTAACGGTGCGAATTTGAGCCAGTCTAACACCACAACAGGATCTACTGCTTCCTTGAGTGATAATAACtatattgataatttcGAGGGTGATGAGGCAAAttcagatgatgaagaggaagacCTTGGAATAAATTTTGATCGTGATGAAGAATACATCAAAGCACAGTATGGGCCATATAAGGAGAAACTTGATATGTATGAACAAGCAATCAGTATAGAGTTGAGTTCTTTGATTGAACTAATTGAACAAGAGGAGCCAAGTCCTGAGGTTTGGCTCACAATAAAGAAGAGCCTCATCAACACATCAACCATTTTTGGTAAGTTGAAGGACTTGACTTATAAAAGAGACAAAAGATTAGTGGATATGGTTTCAAAGCAAGGTGATGTCAATAACGTTTGGGTGCAATCTGTGAAAGAATTAGAAATGGAGTTGTCCAACAAAACCGAACGTCTAGCATCTAttgataaagaaagaagaggtttgaaaaagatactACACAAGAAATTGCTGGAATCACATGCCACTGCCGGCAACAAGGAATCCTTAGAAAATGACAAAGAACAGGAATCAGATACTACGGCAAGTACTCTCGGTCAAATTGCGAAATTTATCAGCGCtacaaaggaagaagatgaagcaTCTGATGCTGATGAGTTTTATGATGCCGCGGAATTGGTGGATGAAGTAACTGAATTAACAGAGGCTCATCCTGAAATTTCGACCGCTGCAGCTCCCAAGCATGCTCCTCCCCCAGTTCCAAATGAAACAGATAACGACAGCCAGTATGTCCAGGAcgaaaaaagcaaaatagAGTCAAATGTTGAGAAAACAAgccaaaaatttgaaaaacaaaataatctAGTTACAGAAGATGAACCAAAAACTGATCAATCActgaaaaacttcaaagCGGAGGACAAAGAGAGCCAAGTAAAGGAGAAAACTAAAGAGATAGCATCTTCAGTTATCGGTGAAAAGACCATAGTTGCTGTCACTACAGtgcaaaaaagaaaagaagaatatttacTCAAAGAAGGGTCCTATCTTGGTTATGAAGATGGTATTAGAAAAAGACTATCTATGGATAAGGACGATAGACCAAAGATTAGTCTTTGGGCCGTTCTGAAATCGATGGTGGGCAAAGATATGACAAGAATGACGTTACCAGTTACTTTCAATGAGCCTACATCTCTTTTACAAAGAGTGGCAGAGGATTTGGAGTATTCCGAACTATTAGACCAGGCTGCAACGTTTGAAGATTCAACACTGAGAACTCTATATGTTGCGGCATTTACCGCATCTTCATACGCATCTACTACAAAAAGAGTTGCGAAACCCTTCAACCCATTGTTGGGTGAAACATTTGAGTATTCTCGACCAGATAAACAGTACAGATTTTTCACCGAGCAGGTTTCACATCACCCTCCTATATCTGCAACATGGACTGAATCACCAAGATGGGACTTTTGGGGTGAATCATTTGTTGATACTAAATTCAATGGCAGATCTTTCAATGTTAAGCACTTAGGATTATGGCACATTAAGTTGCGTCCAaatgacaatgaaaaagaggaaCTGTATACTTGGAAGAAGCCCAACAATACTGTTATAGGTATTCTCATTGGTAATCCACAAGTTGATAACCACGGTGAAGTGAACGTTGTCAATCACACAACCGGTGATCATTGCAAGTTGTATTTCAAAGCAAGGGGATGGAGGTCATCAGGAGCATATGAAATCACAGGCGAAGTCtacaacaagaaaaaacagaaggTGTGGATCCTAGGAGGACACTGGAATGAAGCTATTTTTGCCAAGAAAGTAGTAAAAGATGGCGATCTCTCGTTGGAGAAAACTAGAACCGCTGCATCAGCAGGGAATGGGCCTACGGATGACGGAACGAAGTTTTTAATATGGAAGGCAAACGACCGTCCTGAGGAGCCATTCAATTTAACACCTTTTGCTATCACGCTGAATGCTCCACAACCACATCTATTGCCATGGTTACCCCCCACAGATACACGTTTGAGACCAGATCAAAGAGCAATGGAAGATGGGCGTTATGACGAAGCTGGTGATGAGAAATTCagagttgaagaaaagcaaaGAGCAGCACGCAGAAAAAGGGAGGAAAATAACCTTGAATATCACCCACAATGGTTCGTCAGGGATACTCATCCCATCACAAAAGCTAAATATTGGAGATATACGGGCAAATATTGGgttaaaagaagagatcatgatttgaaagattGTGGTGACATTTTTTAA
- the ERP3 gene encoding Erp3p (Protein with similarity to Emp24p and Erv25p; member of the p24 family involved in ER to Golgi transport), whose protein sequence is MSNLCVLFFQFFFLAQFFAEASPLTFELNKGRKECLYTLTPEIDCTISYYFAVQQGESNDFDVNYEIFAPDDKNKPIIERSGERQGEWSFIGQHKGEYAICFYGGKAHDKIVDLDFKYNCERQDDIRNERRKARKAQRNLRDSKTDPLQDSVENSIDTIERQLHVLERNIQYYKSRNTRNHHTVCSTEHRIVMFSIYGILLIIGMSCAQIAILEFIFRESRKHNV, encoded by the coding sequence ATGTCCAATTTATGTGTACTTTTCttccagtttttttttttagcacAATTTTTTGCTGAGGCATCACCGTTGACATTTGAACTGAATAAAGGTCGAAAGGAGTGCTTATATACGCTAACTCCGGAAATTGACTGTACAATCTCATATTATTTTGCAGTACAGCAAGGAGAGAGCAATGACTTTGATGTTAACTACGAAATATTTGCTCCTGATGACAAAAACAAGCCAATAATCGAGAGATCTGGTGAACGTCAAGGTGAATGGTCATTTATAGGCCAACATAAGGGAGAATATGCTATCTGCTTTTATGGTGGTAAAGCACACGACAAGATTGTTGATCTGGACTTCAAGTACAATTGTGAACGCCAAGATGATATTCGAAATGAAAGACGCAAGGCGAGAAAGGCGCAGAGAAACCTGAGAGACTCTAAAACCGATCCCTTGCAAGACAGTGTGGAAAATTCTATAGACACCATAGAAAGGCAGCTCCACGTTTTGGAACGTAATATACAGTACTATAAAAGCAGAAACACCAGAAATCATCACACCGTTTGTTCAACAGAGCATAGAATTGTAATGTTTTCTATTTACGGCATATTATTAATCATCGGAATGAGCTGCGCTCAAATTGCCATACTGGAGTTCATTTTCAGAGAATCGAGAAAGCATAATGTGTAA
- the CDC7 gene encoding serine/threonine protein kinase CDC7 (S/T kinase and catalytic subunit of DDK (Dbf4-dependent kinase); required for origin firing and replication initiation; phosphorylates MCM subunits and Cdc45 to drive assembly of the pre-IC and the CMG helicase; maintains Cse4p at kinetochores through phosphorylation to regulate chromosome segregation, regulates pre-meiotic replication, meiotic DSB formation, monopolar attachment of homologs during MI through monopolin recruitment and middle meiotic gene expression; HsCDC7 and DBF4 complement): MTSKTKNIDDIPPEIKEEMIQLYHDLPGIENEYKLIDKIGEGTFSSVYKAKDITGKITKKFASHFWNYGSNYVALKKIYVTSSPQRIYNELNLLYIMTGSSRVAPLCDAKRVRDQVIAVLPYYPHEEFRTFYRDLPIKGIKKYIWELLRALKFVHSKGIIHRDIKPTNFLFNLELGRGVLVDFGLAEAQMDYKSMISSQNDYDNYANTNHDGGYSMRNHEQFCPCIMRNQYSPNSHNQTPPMVTIQNGKVVHLNNVNGVDLTKGYPKNETRRIKRANRAGTRGFRAPEVLMKCGAQSTKIDIWSVGVILLSLLGRRFPMFQSLDDADSLLELCTIFGWKELRKCAALHGLGFEASGLIWDKPNGYSNGLKEFVYDLLNKECTIGTFPEYSVAFETFGFLQQELHDRMSIEPQLPDPKTNMDAVDAYELKKYQEEIWSDHYWCFQVLEQCFEMDPQKRSSAEDLLKTPFFNELNENTYLLDGESTDEDDVVSSSEADLLDKDVLLISE, translated from the coding sequence ATGACAAGCAAAACGAAGAATATCGATGATATACCTCCagaaatcaaagaagagatgATACAGCTCTATCATGATCTACCGGGTatagaaaatgaatataaactCATAGACAAGATCGGTGAGGGAACATTTTCGTCAGTGTATAAAGCCAAAGATATCACTGggaaaataacaaaaaaatttgcatcACATTTTTGGAATTATGGTTCGAACTATGTtgctttgaagaaaatatacgTTACCTCGTCACCGCAAAGAATTTATAATGAGCTCAACCTGCTGTACATAATGACGGGATCTTCGAGAGTAGCCCCTCTATGTGATGCAAAAAGGGTGCGAGATCAAGTCATTGCTGTTTTACCGTACTATCCCCACGAGGAGTTCCGAACTTTCTACAGGGATCTACCAATCAAGGGAATCAAGAAGTACATTTGGGAGCTACTAAGAGCATTGAAGTTTGTTCATTCGAAGGGAATTATTCATAGAGACATCAAACcgacaaattttttatttaatttgGAATTGGGGCGTGGAGTGCTTGTTGATTTTGGTCTAGCCGAGGCTCAAATGGATTATAAAAGCATGATATCTAGTCAAAACGATTACGACAATTATGCAAATACAAACCATGATGGTGGATATTCAATGAGGAATCACGAACAATTTTGTCCATGCATTATGCGTAATCAATATTCTCCTAACTCACATAACCAAACACCTCCTATGGTCACCATACAAAATGGCAAGGTCGTCCACTTAAACAATGTAAATGGGGTGGATCTGACAAAGGGTTATCCTAAAAATGAAACGCGTAGAATTAAAAGGGCTAATAGAGCAGGGACTCGTGGATTTCGGGCACCAGAAGTGTTAATGAAGTGTGGGGCTCAAAGCACAAAGATTGATATATGGTCCGTAGGTGTTATTCTTTTAAGTCTTTTGGGCAGAAGATTTCCAATGTTCCAAAGTTTAGATGATGCGGATTCTTTGCTAGAGTTATGTACTATTTTTGgttggaaagaattaaGAAAATGCGCAGCGTTGCATGGATTGGGTTTCGAAGCTAGTGGGCTCATTTGGGATAAACCAAACGGATATTCTAATGGATTGAAGGAATTTGTTTATGATTTGCTTAATAAAGAATGTACCATAGGTACGTTCCCTGAGTACAGTGTTGCTTTTGAAACATTCGGATTTCTACAACAAGAATTACATGACAGGATGTCCATTGAACCTCAATTACCTGACCCCAAGACAAATATGGATGCTGTTGATGCCTATGAGTTGAAAAAGtatcaagaagaaatttggTCCGATCATTATTGGTGCTTCCAGGTTTTGGAACAATGCTTCGAAATGGATCCTCAAAAGCGTAGTTCAGCAGAAGATTTACTGAAAACCCCgtttttcaatgaattgAATGAAAACACATATTTACTGGATGGCGAGAGTACTGACGAAGATGACGTTGTCAGCTCAAGCGAGGCAGATTTGCTCGATAAGGATGTTCTCCTAATATCTGAATAG
- the TSC13 gene encoding trans-2-enoyl-CoA reductase (NADPH) TSC13 (Enoyl reductase; catalyzes last step in each cycle of very long chain fatty acid elongation; localizes to ER, highly enriched in a structure marking nuclear-vacuolar junctions; coimmunoprecipitates with elongases Elo2p and Elo3p; protein increases in abundance and relative distribution to ER foci increases upon DNA replication stress; human homolog TECR implicated in nonsyndromic mental retardation, can complement yeast mutant), protein MPITIKSRSKGLRDTEIDLSKKPTLDDVLKKISANNHNISKYRIRLTYKKESKQVPVISESFFQEEADDSMEFFIKDLGPQISWRLVFFCEYLGPVLVHSLFYYLSTIPTVVDRWHSASSDYNPFLNRVAYFLILGHYGKRLFETLFVHQFSLATMPIFNLFKNCFHYWVLSGLISFGYFGYGFPFGNAKLFKYYSYLKLDDLSTLIGLFVLSELWNFYCHIKLRLWGDYQKKHGNAKIRVPLNQGIFNLFVAPNYTFEVWSWIWFTFVFKFNLFAVLFLTVSTAQMYAWAQKKNKKYHTRRAFLIPFVF, encoded by the coding sequence atgccTATCACCATAAAAAGCCGCTCTAAAGGGTTAAGGGACACTGAAATTGACTTATCCAAAAAGCCTACTTTAGAtgatgttttgaaaaaaatctctGCTAATAACCACAATATCAGCAAGTACAGGATAAGATTAACCTACAAAAAGGAATCTAAACAAGTTCCGGTTATTTCAGAATCgttttttcaagaagagGCTGATGACTCAATGgaattcttcatcaaagatTTGGGTCCCCAAATTTCATGGAGATTAGTCTTCTTTTGTGAGTATTTGGGTCCAGTCTTGGTTCACTcccttttttattatctaTCTACCATTCCCACAGTTGTTGATAGATGGCACAGTGCTAGCTCCGACTATAATCCATTTTTAAACAGGGttgcatattttttaattttaggACATTATGGAAAGAGATTATTTGAAACCTTATTTGTTCACCAATTCTCTTTAGCTACTATGCCAATTTTCAACCTgttcaaaaattgtttCCATTACTGGGTTCTAAGCGGTCTCATTTCATTCGGTTACTTTGGCTACGGCTTCCCCTTTGGGAATGCTAAGTTATTCAAATACTAttcatatttgaaattggatGACTTGAGTACATTAATTGGTCTTTTCGTGCTTTCAGAACTATGGAACTTTTATTGCCACATTAAATTGCGCCTATGGGGTGACTATCAAAAGAAGCATGGTAACGCTAAGATCCGTGTCCCATTGAATCAAGGTATTTTCAATCTTTTTGTTGCTCCCAACTATACTTTTGAAGTTTGGTCTTGGATTTGGTTTACTTTTGTGTTCAAGTTCAATTTATTTGccgttttatttttgacTGTTTCAACAGCTCAAATGTACGCATGGgctcaaaagaaaaacaaaaagtatCATACCAGAAGAGCATTCTTGATTCCATTTGTATTTTGA
- the NOP1 gene encoding rRNA methyltransferase NOP1 (Histone glutamine methyltransferase, modifies H2A at Q105 in nucleolus; component of the small subunit processome complex, which is required for processing of pre-18S rRNA; ortholog of mammalian fibrillarin; inviability of the null mutant is functionally complemented by human FBL): MSFRPGSRGGSRGGSRGGFGGRGGSRGGARGGSRGGFGGRGGSRGGARGGSRGGFGGRGGSRGGARGGSRGGRGGAAGGARGGAKVVIEPHRHAGVYIARGKEDLLVTKNMAPGESVYGEKRISVEEPSKEDGVPPTKVEYRVWNPFRSKLAAGIMGGLDELFIAPGKKVLYLGAASGTSVSHVSDVVGPEGVVYAVEFSHRPGRELISMAKKRPNIIPIIEDARHPQKYRMLIGMVDCVFADVAQPDQARIIALNSHMFLKDQGGVVISIKANCIDSTVDAETVFAREVQKLREERIKPLEQLTLEPYERDHCIVVGRYMRSGLKK, encoded by the coding sequence ATGTCATTCAGACCAGGTAGCAGAGGTGGTTCCCGTGGAGGTTCCAGAGGTGGCTTCGGTGGTAGAGGCGGTTCCCGTGGTGGTGCTCGCGGTGGTTCCAGAGGTGGCTTCGGTGGTAGAGGCGGTTCTCGTGGTGGTGCCCGTGGTGGTTCCAGAGGCGGCTTCGGTGGTAGAGGCGGTTCTCGTGGTGGTGCCCGTGGTGGCTCCAGAGGTGGTAGAGGTGGCGCTGCTGGTGGTGCCCGTGGTGGTGCCAAGGTCGTTATTGAACCACATAGACATGCCGGTGTTTACATTGCTAGAGGTAAAGAAGATTTGCTAGTTACCAAGAACATGGCCCCAGGTGAATCAGTTTATGGTGAAAAGAGAATCTCCGTTGAAGAACCATCTAAGGAAGATGGTGTCCCACCAACCAAGGTCGAATACCGTGTATGGAACCCATTCAGATCTAAGTTGGCTGCCGGTATTATGGGTGGTCTAGATGAATTATTTATTGCCCCAGGCAAGAAAGTTTTATATTTAGGTGCTGCTTCCGGTACTTCTGTTTCTCACGTTTCAGATGTTGTTGGTCCAGAAGGTGTTGTCTACGCCGTAGAATTTTCTCACAGACCAGGCAGAGAATTGATTTCTATGGCAAAGAAGAGACCTAATATCATCCCAATCATTGAAGATGCTAGACACCCACAAAAATACAGAATGTTGATTGGTATGGTTGACTGTGTCTTCGCAGATGTTGCCCAGCCTGATCAAGCTCGTATTATTGCATTGAACTCTCATATGTTCTTGAAGGACCAAGGTGGTGTTGTTATCTCCATTAAGGCTAACTGTATTGATTCTACTGTAGACGCGGAAACCGTTTTTGCTAGAGAAGTTCAAAAGTTACGTGAGGAACGTATTAAGCCATTAGAACAATTGACTTTAGAGCCATATGAAAGAGACCATTGTATCGTCGTTGGTAGATACATGAGAAGCggtttgaagaaataa